A stretch of the Xiphias gladius isolate SHS-SW01 ecotype Sanya breed wild chromosome 21, ASM1685928v1, whole genome shotgun sequence genome encodes the following:
- the LOC120783189 gene encoding protein transport protein Sec61 subunit alpha-like 1 yields MGIKFLEVIKPFCAVLPEIQKPERKIQFREKVLWTAITLFIFLVCCQIPLFGIMSSDSADPFYWMRVILASNRGTLMELGISPIVTSGLIMQLLAGAKIIEVGDTPKDRALFNGAQKLFGMIITIGQAIVYVMTGMYGDPSEMGAGICLLIIIQLFVAGLIVLLLDELLQKGYGLGSGISLFIATNICETIVWKAFSPTTVNTGRGTEFEGAIIALFHLLATRTDKVRALREAFYRQNLPNLMNLIATVFVFAVVIYFQGFRVDLPIKSARYRGQYNTYPIKLFYTSNIPIILQSALVSNLYVISQMLSTRFSGNFLVNLLGTWSDTSSGGPARAYPVGGLCYYLSPPESFGSVLDDPVHAVIYIVFMLGSCAFFSKTWIEVSGSSAKDVAKQLKEQQMVMRGHRETSMVHELNRYIPTAAAFGGLCIGGLSVMADFLGAIGSGTGILLAVTIIYQYFEIFVKEQSEVGSMGALLF; encoded by the exons ATGGGGA TTAAATTTTTGGAGGTCATCAAGCCATTCTGTGCGGTCCTGCCAGAAATTCAGAAACCTGAAAGAAAG ATTCAGTTTAGAGAAAAAGTACTATGGACCGCAATAACACTATTCATCTTTCTGGTGTGCTGCCAG ATTCCACTCTTTGGCATCATGTCGTCAGACTCAGCAGATCCATTCTACTGGATGAGAGTAATCCTGGCTTCCAACAGAG GTACTCTGATGGAGCTGGGTATCTCACCCATTGTCACCTCTGGCCTCATCATGCAGCTGCTGGCTGGAGCGAAGATCATTGAGGTTGGAGATACTCCCAAGGACAGAGCCCTCTTCAATGGAGCGCAGAAAT TGTTTGGAATGATCATCACCATTGGACAGGCCATTGTATATGTTATGACTGGCATGTATGGAGACCCTTCAGAGATGGGTGCTGGGATATGCTTGCTCATCATCATCCAG CTCTTTGTTGCAGGTCTGATTGTGTTGCTGCTGGATGAGCTGCTCCAGAAGGGCTACGGTCTGGGCTCAGGTATCTCTCTCTTCATTGCAACCAACATCTGTGAGACAATCGTCTGGAAGGCCTTCAGCCCCACCACCGTCAACACTGGCAGAG GTACGGAGTTTGAGGGAGCCATCATTGCTCTCTTCCACTTGCTGGCCACCCGCACGGACAAGGTGCGTGCCCTGAGAGAAGCCTTCTATAGACAAAACCTGCCCAACCTCATGAACCTCATCGCcactgtctttgtgtttgcagtggtCATATACTTCCAG GGCTTCAGAGTGGACCTGCCCATCAAGTCAGCACGCTACCGTGGCCAATACAACACCTACCCCATCAAACTGTTCTACACCTCCAACATCCCCATCATCCTGCAGTCTGCCCTGGTCTCCAATCTCTACGTGATTTCTCAGATGCTGTCAACACGTTTCAGCGGCAACTTCCTGGTCAACCTTCTGGGAACCTGGTCT GACACCTCGAGTGGAGGACCAGCTCGGGCCTACCCAGTGGGCGGTCTCTGCTACTACCTTTCTCCTCCAGAGTCCTTTGGTTCTGTATTGGATGACCCAGTTCATGCTGTCATCTACATTGTCTTCATGCTCGGCTCCTGCGCCTTCTTCTCCAAGACTTGGATTGAGGTCTCGGGATCCTCTGCCAAAGAt GTGGCGAAGCAGCTGAAGGAGCAGCAGATGGTGAtgagaggacacagagagacCTCTATGGTGCATGAGCTTAACAG GTACATCCCCACAGCTGCTGCCTTTGGTGGTCTGTGTATAGGAGGGCTGTCTGTCATGGCTGACTTCCTGGGTGCCATTGGTTCGGGTACAGGAATTCTCTTGGCTGTTACCATCATCTACCAGTACTTTGAGATCTTTGTGAAGGAGCAGAGCGAAGTGGGCAGCATGGGCGCACTGCTCTTCTAG